From a single Epinephelus fuscoguttatus linkage group LG18, E.fuscoguttatus.final_Chr_v1 genomic region:
- the LOC125905942 gene encoding eukaryotic translation initiation factor 3 subunit A-like has product METDRWGQTDGDRQMETDKWGQTGGDRQMETDRWGQTVGDRQMETDRWGQTGGDRQRETGGDRQLGTDRWGQTDGDRQVGTDSWGQTDGDRQVGTDRWRQTGGDRQVGTDRWRQTGGDRQVGTDRWRQTGGDRQVGTDRWRQTGGDRQVGTDRWRQTGGDRQVGTDRWGQTSGDRQVGTDRWRQTGGERQVGTDRWRQTGGDRQMETDRWGQTGGDRQVGTDRWGQTGGDRQMETDRWRQTSGDRQVGTDRWGQTGGDRQVGTDRWGQIGGDGQMETDRWGQTGGDRQMETDKWGQTGGDR; this is encoded by the exons atggagacagacag gtggggacagacagatggggacagacagatggagacagacaagtggggacagacaggtggggacagacagatggagacagacaggtggggacagacagttggggacagacagatggagacagacaggtggggacagacaggtggggacagacagagggagacaggtggggacagacagttggggacagacaggtggggacagacagatggagacagacaggtggggacagacagttggggacagacagatggagacagacaggtggggacagacagatggagacagacaggtggggacagacaggtggggacagacagatggagacagacaggtggggacagacaggtggggacagacagatggagacagacaggtggggacagacaggtggggacagacagatggagacagacaggtggggacagacaggtggggacagacagatggagacagacaggtggggacagacag gtggggacagacaggtggggacagacaagtggggacagacaggtggggacagacagatggagacagacaggtggggagagacaggtggggacagacagatggagacagacaggtggggacagacagatggagacagacaggtggggacagacaggtggggacagacaggtggggacagacaggtggggacagacaggtggggacagacagatggagacagacagatggagacagacaagtggggacagacaggtggggacagataggtggggacagacaggtggggacagacaggtggggacagacaggtggggacAGATAGGTGGGGAcggacagatggagacagacaggtggggacagacaggtggggacagacagatggagacagacaagtggggacagacaggtggggacAGATAG
- the LOC125905628 gene encoding mucin-5AC-like, which translates to MLASPGQVMMMIMMMMAWVWISSVTLARLNTAQEPHRDADGALASLEPLLPDIEPPEEPLSSRGFVPVPVWRFVKVLERGGDGGDDGEAVDLGQPQYRCSDGSLSVRLSLIRHSAVSLEDGTRLLSLQDGCQASLQTFRPWLLINVPYTSCHMELWVSNGSWFHQLRLRYFDHLLQETVTGVAACENPATSLQLAPPLVTCRSTDVIVKLPLGARLTRVKALGKHGVLGKTVTMSSGTTYVQISAPANMESTFEMIYTNSAGEMSAMLVACFNTATQRGRDRPRRALDEPDLWELWNFEEVPVEPFQPEVTTTTPDSAAVTTKPVTTQSADAGIFELWGFNIIPDGPFTGDQPPRVATTSTAPPCKSTAPPCKSTAPPCKSTAPTTTSTTPPCKSTAPTTTSTTPPCKSTTPPCKSTTPPCKSTTPTTTTTAASSTTTGVSSTTTGVSSTTTGVSSTTTGASSTTTAASSTTTGASSTTTAASSTTTGVSSTTTGVSSTTTGVSSTTTGVSSTTTGVSSTTTGVSSTTTGVSSTTTGVSSTTTGASSTTTGASSTTTGVSSTTTGVSSTTTGVSSTTTGVSSTTTGVSSTTTGVSSTTTGVSSTTTGVSSTTTGVSSTTTGVSSTTTGASSTTTGASSTTTGASSTTTGASSTTTGASSTTTGVSSTTTGASSTTTGASSTTTGASSTTTGASSTTTGASSTTTGASSTTTGAFHHNWRLFHHNWRLFHHNWRLFHHNWRLFHHNWRLFHHNWRLFHHNWRLFHHNWRLFHHNWRLFHHNWP; encoded by the exons ATGTTGGCGTCTCCCggacaggtgatgatgatgattatgatgatgatggccTGGGTTTGGATCAGTTCGGTGACTCTAGCCCGCCTCAACACGGCACAGGAACCGCACCGGGACGCGGACGGAGCTCTGGCCAGCCTGGAGCCGCTGCTCCCGGACATTGAACCGCCGGAAGAGCCGCTCAGCAGCAGAGGGTTTGTCCCGGTGCCGGTGTGGAGGTTCGTTAAAG TGTTGGAGCGTGGCGGCGATGGCGGTGATGATGGAGAGGCGGTGGACCTGGGGCAGCCTCAGTACCGCTGCAGTGACGGATCACTGTCTGTTCGCCTGTCGCTCATCAGACACTCTGCTGTCAGTCTGGAGG ACGGGACGAGGCTGCTGTCCCTGCAGGACGGATGTCAGGCTTCTCTTCAGACCTTTAGACCCTGGCTGCTGATAAACGTCCCGTATACCAGCTGCCACATGGAATTATGG gTTTCTAACGGATCATGGTTTCACCAGCTGAGACTGCGTTACTTCGACCATCTGCTGCAGGAGACCGTAACTGGTGTGGCTGCCTGCGAGAATCCTGCAACTTCGCTGCAACTGGCACCGCCGTTGGTGACCTGCAGATCAACAGATGTGATTGTGAAACTGCCTCTTGGAGCAAGACTGACAAGAGTAAAAGCTCTTGGTAAACACGGTGTACTTGGGAAGACAGTCACAATGAGCTCAGGTACCACGTACGTACAGATATCGGCACCAGCGAACATG GAATCCACTTTTGAAATGATTTACACCAACTCCGCAGGGGAAATGTCTGCGATGCTGGTGGCATGTTtcaacacagcaacacaaagagGGCGGGATCGTCCCCGAAGAGCTCTGGATGAACCCGACCTGTGGGAGCTTTGGAACTTTGAGGAGGTTCCTGTCGAACCATTccagccagaagtgaccacgACGACCCCTgattcagcagcagtgaccaCAAAACCAGTAACCACACAGTCGGCTGATGCAGGAATCTTTGAGCTATGGGGGTTTAACATAATTCCTGATGGACCATTTACTGGCGACCAACCCCCCAGAGTTGCAACCACAAGCACGGCTCCACCTTGCAAAAGCACGGCTCCACCTTGCAAAAGCACGGCTCCACCTTGCAAAAGCACGGCTCCAACGACCACCAGTACGACTCCACCTTGCAAAAGCACGGCTCCAACGACCACCAGTACGACTCCACCTTGCAAAAGCACGACTCCACCTTGCAAAAGCACGACTCCACCTTGCAAAAGCACGACTCCAACGACCACCACAACTGCTGCCTCCTCCACCACAACTGGCGTCTCCTCCACCACAACTGGCGTCTCCTCCACCACAACTGGCGTCTCCTCCACCACAACTGGCGCCTCCTCCACCACAACTGCTGCCTCCTCCACCACAACTGGCGCCTCCTCCACCACAACTGCTGCCTCCTCCACCACAACTGGCGTCTCCTCCACCACAACTGGCGTCTCCTCCACCACAACTGGCGTCTCCTCCACCACAACTGGCGTCTCTTCCACCACAACTGGCGTCTCTTCCACCACAACTGGCGTCTCTTCCACCACAACTGGCGTCTCTTCCACCACAACTGGCGTCTCTTCCACCACAACTGGCGCCTCTTCCACCACAACTGGCGCCTCTTCCACCACAACTGGCGTCTCTTCCACCACAACTGGCGTCTCTTCCACCACAACTGGCGTCTCCTCCACCACAACTGGCGTCTCCTCCACCACAACTGGCGTCTCTTCCACCACAACTGGCGTCTCTTCCACCACAACTGGCGTCTCTTCCACCACAACTGGCGTCTCTTCCACCACAACTGGCGTCTCTTCCACCACAACTGGCGTCTCCTCCACCACAACTGGCGCCTCTTCCACCACAACTGGCGCCTCTTCCACCACAACTGGCGCCTCTTCCACCACAACTGGCGCCTCTTCCACCACAACTGGCGCCTCTTCCACCACAACTGGCGTCTCTTCCACCACAACTGGCGCCTCTTCCACCACAACTGGCGCCTCTTCCACCACAACTGGCGCCTCTTCCACCACAACTGGCGCCTCTTCCACCACAACTGGCGCCTCTTCCACCACAACTGGCGCCTCTTCCACCACAACTGGCGCCTTCCACCACAACTGGCGCCTCTTCCACCACAACTGGCGCCTCTTCCACCACAACTGGCGCCTCTTCCACCACAACTGGCGCCTCTTCCACCACAACTGGCGCCTCTTCCACCACAACTGGCGCCTCTTCCACCACAACTGGCGCCTCTTCCACCACAACTGGCGACTCTTCCACCACAACTGGCGTCTCTTCCACCACAACTGGC CCTAA
- the hsdl2 gene encoding hydroxysteroid dehydrogenase-like protein 2 isoform X1, producing MNTTASTAADTTNTMNTTASAAADTTNTVNTTVSTAADTTNTMNTTASAAADTTNTVNTTASTAADTTNTMNTTASAAADTTNTVNTTVSTAADTTNTMNTTASAAADTTNTVNTTASTAADITNTVNTTASTATVNTTASTAADITNTVNTTASTAADITNTVNTTASTAADTTNTVNTTASTAADITNTVNTTASTATVNTTASTATDTTNTVNTTASTAADITNTVNTTASTATVNTTASTAADTTNTVNTTASTATDITNTVNTTASTATVNTTASTATDITNTVNTTASTAADTTNTVNTTASTATDITNTVNTTASTATVNTTASTATDTTNTVNTTASAAADTTNTVNTTASTAADTTNTVNTTASAAADTTNTVNTTASTAADTTNTVNTTASTAADTTNTVNTTASTAADTTNTVNTTASADTTNTVNTTASAAADTTNTVNTTASADTTNTVNTTASTAADTTNTVNTTASADTTNTVNTTASTAADTTNTVNTTASADTTNTVNTTASTAADITNTVNTTASTAADITNTVNTTASTAADITNTVNTVNTTASTAADITNTVNTTASTATDTTNTVNTTASTAADITNTVNTTASTATVNTTASTATDTTNTVNTTASAAADTTNTVNTTASTAADTTNTVNTTASADTTNTVNTTASAAADTTNTVNTAASTTVVFSYWATPAFKPPSSSSATPPSSGPIESTFDVIRGIINEDVVKSTQGVYQFDLSGDHSGVWFLDLKSGPGSAGQGQPPVKADVIMTMDSSDFTKMFAGKLKPTLAFMAGKLRIKGDMTLAMKLEKLMSRMNKAKL from the exons ATGAATACTACTGCCAGCACTGCAGCCGATACTACAAATACTATGAATACTACTGCCAGCGCCGCAGCTGATACTACAAATACTGTGAATACTACTGTCAGCACTGCAGCCGATACTACAAATACTATGAATACTACTGCCAGCGCCGCAGCTGATACTACAAATACTGTGAATACTACTGCCAGCACTGCAGCCGATACTACAAATACTATGAATACTACTGCCAGTGCCGCAGCTGATACTACAAATACTGTGAATACTACTGTCAGCACTGCAGCCGATACTACAAATACTATGAATACTACTGCCAGCGCCGCAGCTGATACTACAAATACTGTGAATACTACTGCCAGCACTGCAGCTGATATTACAAATACTGTGAATACTACTGCCAGCACTGCAACTGTGAATACTACTGCCAGCACTGCAGCTGATATTACAAATACTGTGAATACTACTGCCAGCACTGCAGCTGATATTACAAATACTGTGAATACTACTGCCAGCACTGCAGCCGATACTACAAATACTGTGAATACTACTGCCAGCACTGCAGCTGATATTACAAATACTGTGAATACTACTGCCAGCACTGCAACTGTGAATACTACTGCCAGCACTGCAACTGATACTACAAATACTGTGAATACTACTGCCAGCACTGCAGCTGATATTACAAATACTGTGAATACTACTGCCAGCACTGCAACTGTGAATACTACTGCCAGCACTGCAGCCGATACTACAAATACTGTGAATACTACTGCCAGCACTGCAACTGATATTACAAATACTGTGAATACTACTGCCAGCACTGCAACTGTGAATACTACTGCCAGCACTGCAACTGATATTACAAATACTGTGAATACTACTGCCAGCACTGCAGCCGATACTACAAATACTGTGAATACTACTGCCAGCACTGCAACTGATATTACAAATACTGTGAATACTACTGCCAGCACTGCAACTGTGAATACTACTGCCAGCACTGCAACTGATACTACAAATACTGTGAATACTACTGCCAGCGCCGCAGCCGATACTACAAATACTGTGAATACTACTGCCAGCACTGCAGCCGATACTACAAATACTGTGAATACTACTGCCAGCGCCGCAGCCGATACTACAAATACTGTGAATACTACTGCCAGCACTGCAGCCGATACTACAAATACTGTGAATACTACTGCCAGCACTGCAGCCGATACTACAAATACTGTGAATACTACTGCCAGCACTGCAGCCGATACTACAAATACTGTGAATACTACTGCCAGCGCTGATACTACAAATACTGTGAATACTACTGCCAGCGCTGCAGCCGATACTACAAATACTGTGAATACTACTGCCAGCGCTGATACTACAAATACTGTGAATACTACTGCCAGCACTGCAGCCGATACTACAAATACTGTGAATACTACTGCCAGCGCTGATACTACAAATACTGTGAATACTACTGCCAGCACTGCAGCCGATACTACAAATACTGTGAATACTACTGCCAGCGCTGATACTACAAATACTGTGAATACTACTGCCAGCACTGCAGCTGATATTACAAATACTGTGAATACTACTGCCAGCACTGCAGCCGATATTACAAATACTGTGAATACTACTGCCAGCACTGCAGCTGATATTACAAATACTGTGAATACTGTGAATACTACTGCCAGCACTGCAGCTGATATTACAAATACTGTGAATACTACTGCCAGCACTGCAACTGATACTACAAATACTGTGAATACTACTGCCAGCACTGCAGCTGATATTACAAATACTGTGAATACTACTGCCAGCACTGCAACTGTGAATACTACTGCCAGCACTGCAACTGATACTACAAATACTGTGAATACTACTGCCAGCGCCGCAGCCGATACTACAAATACTGTGAATACTACTGCCAGCACTGCAGCCGATACTACAAATACTGTGAATACTACTGCCAGCGCTGATACTACAAATACTGTGAATACTACTGCCAGCGCTGCAGCCGATACTACAAATACTGTGAATACTGCTGCCAGCactactgttgtgttttcatact GGGCGACCCCAGCCTTCAaaccaccatcatcatcgtcaGCCACACCTCCCTCCAGTGGACCAATAGAAAGCACGTTTGATGTCATCAGAGGAATCATTAACGAAGATGTTGTCAAGTCAACGCAGGGCgtttatcagtttgacctgtcag GAGATCACTCGGGCGTTTGGTTCCTGGACTTGAAGAGCGGCCCCGGCAGCGCTGGTCAGGGCCAGCCACCCGTCAAAGCTGACGTCATCATGACGATGGACTCCAGTGACTTCACTAAGATGTTTGCAG GGAAGCTGAAGCCCACGCTGGCCTTCATGGCGGGGAAACTGCGGATCAAAGGTGACATGACGCTTGCCATGAAACTGGAGAAACTCATGAGCCGCATGAACAAGGCCAAACTGTGA
- the hsdl2 gene encoding hydroxysteroid dehydrogenase-like protein 2 isoform X2 — MLQNTGKLAGRTLFITGASRGIGKAIALKAARDGANIIIAAKTAEPHPKLPGTIYTAAQEVEAAGGKALACVVDIRDEKQVDEAVQKAVDKFGGIDILVNNASAISLTGTLETPMKKVDLMLGINLRGTYLTSKLVIPHLLKSQNPHILNLSPPLNLNPVWFKNHTAYTMAKYGMSMCVLGMAEEFRGQIAVNALWPKTAIQTAAMDMLGGEGISKQCRTADIMADAAYAILSCPKDYTGHFVVDEDILKEQGVKDFDQYAVLPGHPLLPDFFLDEAPEALAKQMEQHGATPAFKPPSSSSATPPSSGPIESTFDVIRGIINEDVVKSTQGVYQFDLSGDHSGVWFLDLKSGPGSAGQGQPPVKADVIMTMDSSDFTKMFAGKLKPTLAFMAGKLRIKGDMTLAMKLEKLMSRMNKAKL; from the exons ATGCTGCAGAACACAGG GAAGTTAGCCGGCCGCACGCTCTTCATCACCGGAGCGAGCCGAGGGATCGGTAAAGCCATCGCTCTGAAGGCCGCCAGAGACGGTGCCAACATCATCATCGCTGCCAAGACCGCCGAACCCCACCCCAAACTCCCCGGAACCATCTACACCGCTGCTCAGGAGG TGGAGGCAGCAGGAGGGAAAGCGTTGGCTTGTGTCGTCGACATCCGTGACGAGAAGCAGGTCGACGAGGCTGTTCAGAAAGCTGTTGACAAATTTGGAG GAATCGACATCCTGGTGAACAATGCCAGCGCCATCAGTCTGACAGGAACTCTGGAGACGCCCATGAAGAAGGTGGACCTGATGCTGGGAATCAACCTGAGAGGGACTTACCTGAc GTCTAAGCTGGTCATCCCTCACCTGCTGAAGAGTCAAAATCCTCACATCCTGAACCTGTCGCCTCCACTCAACCTCAACCCCGTCTGGTTCAAGAACCACACAG CGTACACCATGGCGAAGTACGGCATGTCCATGTGCGTCCTGGGAATGGCCGAAGAGTTCAGAGGTCAAATTGCTGTCAACGCGCTTTGGCCTAAAACCG CGATCCAGACAGCAGCTATGGACATGTTGGGTGGAGAGGGCATCAGTAAACAGTGTCGTACAGCTGACATCATGGCGGACGCCGCCTACGCCATCCTGTCCTGTCCAAAGGACTACACGGGTCACTTCGTAGTGGACGAGGACATCCTGAAGGAACAGGGAGTCAAAGACTTTGATCAGTACGCCGTCCTGCCAG GTCACCCCCTGCTGCCAGACTTCTTTCTGGACGAAGCACCGGAGGCGCTGGCCAAACAGATGGAGCAACACG GGGCGACCCCAGCCTTCAaaccaccatcatcatcgtcaGCCACACCTCCCTCCAGTGGACCAATAGAAAGCACGTTTGATGTCATCAGAGGAATCATTAACGAAGATGTTGTCAAGTCAACGCAGGGCgtttatcagtttgacctgtcag GAGATCACTCGGGCGTTTGGTTCCTGGACTTGAAGAGCGGCCCCGGCAGCGCTGGTCAGGGCCAGCCACCCGTCAAAGCTGACGTCATCATGACGATGGACTCCAGTGACTTCACTAAGATGTTTGCAG GGAAGCTGAAGCCCACGCTGGCCTTCATGGCGGGGAAACTGCGGATCAAAGGTGACATGACGCTTGCCATGAAACTGGAGAAACTCATGAGCCGCATGAACAAGGCCAAACTGTGA